The DNA region ACAGTGAATAAATGCCCAATTAAAAGAAAAGTGGAATTAGGTAATCTTACTCCGTATTGGGAAAGACCTAGATGGGTAGTGAAAGATTCTTCAGCTAACACTCAAGGACCCAAAAATATATGGGTACCAAaaacttaaatatttttttaggataCTAGAAAAGGATGCCTCATGGGATGAAGAACGACATACCAAGTGACGAGgaggtcatgactgatactatAAAGGTCAAAGTATCTGAGTTTGCAAGAAGTGGATTAATTGAGAAGAAAATCAAATGAAAGTGAAAAGGCAAGAAAATCAAATGAAAGTGTCGAGGAGGTCACGACTGATGCTATAAAGGTCAAAGGAACGATGCCGAGctacttaattaattatgttgtgtgtgtgtgtgtgttttttttttttcaatttatttaaattattaatgggTATTGTGTAATTGTAGTATACATGGAAAAACTGTTATAATTATTTGTAagtaataaattttgatgatgccaaTTAAAATGTAGTAAGAAATGATATATACTACTTCCCAAATTAATGTAcgtaagtttttttattttgttttttgaaaatttgttgAGGCAAAAAATTCAACCACTTCCAAAGATTTAGAAATTATTTAGGACGAGTGTTTAAATGCGGTTGGGGTGCTCAGGTGCGGTTGTGCAGTAAGAGGAAAGCCATTAACCTTGTCAAGATCAACGCTCaggattaacaaaaaaaataaaaaaatgcagtggtaatttagtaattttgcatctaggtcaaatttaaggggCATGATTTTCCATCTTAAGGTacgtggtttttgtgcttaaggtgcgtcagttgttgaaacttaaggtgcgttggcctaaagctttaggtgcatagttttccttcttaaggtgcgttggtCGATAGTTTTAGGTGTGTGtgtttccttcttaagatgcatTGTTTTCCTGTTTAAGGTACGCTGTTTTCTTTATTAAGATGAtttgttttccctttttaagaaaaaataaaataaaatgaatttttattaatttcataAACAATTTCATGAATTTCTTTAGGTTGTCTATCATCCTAGATGCTCAGATGAGAGCATTAATGGAagacacgttttttttttttttttttttttttaattttcattgatttgagccattAATCTAGATTTGATTAATGACTCAAATCTAACcctatttttttaatctagGAGTAACCCTACACcaaaactcatatatataaGTTAGGCCCCTAACAGAAACTAacaaatgttggtgtaattgttggttgaaatgaattgttcaaattattttgatttcagtattttttttatattaattttcttactttaccctctattatattattttcttcatttAAATACCTCACATTCCATTAGTATTAACTTTAGTAATTGTATATtctgttaactatttattattcttaacttactcattgatttgaAAGGTCTTAGTTTCGAACCGCATCCCAATCagaattgacataattgttaaaaatataCTACAAACATGTTAGAGtgtatttaaaaatacaatataaaatttaacataaacatTTGAAAATCGCTttcttgcatttaaaaaaattaggttaagttattttttccatttattttcgtttaattaattttcttttgattatttagaacaagactcaatGTTTCAATATAATTGTGCTTTTGCATTATTAAGAATTATTTAGGTGattatgatattaatatttttttgtttgtatttctataatgattcaattgtacattactttacaaatattgtactattatttttttattggacaaaattgTTTTTACATCATTGTCAGACTTGCACGACCTAACTACAAAGTTGTTGATCAGAAATACAACTACACCTGGACTGTAAACGATAGGACCATTGTACAAAGAATTGACAATGTTGACATCCCACTAACTCTAATTGAgcaagtttacacatcattctcaaaattttatcaatgcatgaAAACAATATTGTAACCATATATTTCGATATCTATTTTAACCatatatttcgaattatttATCCTCATCCTCTATTGATAGCAATTGTCATTGGCAAcctcactactacagaaaaagaGATATTACATCGCAGAATttacgtcggttttttaaaaactaacataatatgtcaataatattaaatattatatattatttataatgtcGATTTTTTGTCAAAACTGACGTTGTAcattattaatctttaaaaaaatacatataactTCGGTTCctatgttatatgtattgaatgatttttataaaaattcataTAATGTCGGTTTTCATATAACccacgttatatatatatatatatatatatatatatatatatatatatatatatatttctttttttttttaaaaagtcaatacatataacgtcggttctACAAGAACGGACGTTATATGCTTACAATTAATCTTTAAAACTCTCTTACATACCGAAGTTATCAAGCACCCGCCAACTTCTTTAATTTAAGGTTAGAGTGTTGtgacttaaaaaaaatttgctaCGTCACCTCTCCCAAAATCACGACCTAATCTTCTCTCTTAGCTATTCTGAAAGGCGCCGCCTCATCGCCATTCGGGAAGTATTCTATGCCACCCGCCTCAATTTATTCAACCCCATTAGGATTCCGGCTAGACTCCGACAAATTTCCACCAACAAAACACTGGCTAGCCTCCGAAAAATTTCCGCCAACAAAACACCGGCGACCGAACAGTCACATTTGGAGAAGGGCTTCCCCTTCTCCGGCGAAGGCAAACAAATTGATGGGCTAAACGGTCCAacccgttaattttttttaattttttaattattattgttaaaattattttcattttgtataCGTTAAGAATCAAACCCCTAATTTCTTAGTTAAAAACTAAGATCATTTCCAACCAAACACATTAAACCTTTTTAAAAAACACcatgtatgtttatatatatacatacacacacatatacataattagattttcattttataaataaactttatattaatatttatataaagatacaattaattatattaagggaaaattgcatctttggtccctgagctttaaccaagttccgactcagtccctgagttatggtcgtatccgagtttagtccctcagttatgaacgaagtggcGTATTTGGTCCCCGACCGTTAAAATtaacgaaaaaattaaaaaatagttaaaatttgaggggtaaaataagaaattcacattttattctccttatatcaaaaccacttttaaaacattatttttcacttcttagcttctttttttcaatattctttaattttaaaagcattttaataactttagtatgacttgttaggaacatggttctcgtataacaaacttaagatttaacacaaacaaagaaacactttatcattgtatttaagcttgtgaaaacactatcctaacaattttttattttatttacaaagcaacaaaggtaatcaaactagaacttttgagatacaaaatgatgtcaaatttctcaggttgcttttatgagaaattcaccAACGGAATaacttgatatttttattatgtaaaaattCCTTTGTATGCAGTAGTTTAGTCAATTATATCCTTTGCATAGTTGGTTTCAATAGTGGTACCTTACCTGAAGGTCAGAGGTTTAAATCTTATTAGGaacaatatttgaaaatattaatacaatacCACATTTACACAATAAATCTAAATTTGAGGGTGTGGGtgggtggtgagaatacgagttgACACGTGTAAAAAATGAATCGAGCTGAAATTACTTCAGCACAGCCCGTCTAAAGTGTGGGTTAAATGGGCCCAACTTAGGCCCGTTTTGACAAGTCTCACATATCCAACAATTATtgcttatttaaaatttttaaagtcataatattttaaaacattgtGGAAATTCACGTTCACATAATATTTCCAATAATGCATTGATTAGATTAGTTAATTATTGATTAGTCTTGGTTAGGAATTAGGATGAGTTTCGAGGAAAGAATTGGTAATCTAACAATTCAAGTGAtactaattttgtttttagcCTTGAGATGATTTCATGGAATTGAAATGGGATGCAATTTTAGGGCTACACATGAAGAAAAACCAGTTTTCTTTAGACAATGACGAGAATGGCGCCTTATTTAGGGCTAAAGTCTGCTTTTCCAGACATTGAAAACCATTTCAATTTCTCGCTTAGTCTGAAAACCATCTTCTTTAGACAACGCGGCGAGAATGGCGCTGcgtctcttctcttctcttgctTGGGGGGCAAAGAGTCTTCTTCCTCCGCAGCAGCAAAGCACAGCAGCTCTGACGAGAATGCGACGGCGGAGGAGCAGAGGAGGGGTGGACCGGTGGTGGATCGGAGCTCTTATCATCGCCTGAGCCGGAGCTGCTCTTCCACCTAGAAGTGCCGCCGGTAAGGGACgcttttaatttctaattttttttaaataaaaattaaatacgaatatttgaaattttaattatcgGGGTCGGCGGGGGAGCGGCGGGAAGTTTCAAGGGAATCATACTACCAACGGTAACTCAAGATTTCCTATAACTCAATGCTTCGGTGAGGGACGATTTTACTTtctatttgaaattttaattcctGAGTCGGCCGGGAGCGGCGGGAAGTTTGGAGGGAATAAGCGTATCATACCAACGGTAACTCAAGATTTGCTATatcccaattttgagttctgaTGGGATTTGGAAACAAATTTATTAGTATATAGGTATATAATCCATGGCAGATACACATATCCTTAATCTTCATTCATTCTTAACTAGAGtttctttagtttttcttcTGTTCTCAACTCAGTTTCTTTATCTGCTGTATATTCAGTTTTTAATACATACCTTGGTGTGGTGTTTATTTTCACCATGGTTTGTCTTAAAGACTTTGCTGACATTACTCTTCCAGTGGGTTCTAGCAGATTTGATTATCTACTTGCGGTGTGTAAGCGGGAGAGATTACTACTTGAGAAAGAGGAACAGAAGGATAAGCAACAAAAGAAAGGAGGATGCtacaatgatgatgatgatgatgatcagtACTATTTAGGTGGGGTTGATCTCAATCAGAGTTTGATCACGCCTTCAGTGCCTGATAAGGAGGAATGGAGGAAAAAGCTGATGGGTTCATTTTATGGCTGCTTATCTTGGCAGAATAATGTTGTGAAGTCAGTGGTGCAAAGTACAGCACCAAGCAACACCCCCGAATCTGTTATTTCACATTCCAGTGGCAGTGATGATGACAGAGCTTCTTTAAAGTATGATGAGGCTGTGGCAGAGAAGGTCAATAATTCCAAGAAGCGAAAGAGGGGAAGTAGTAGGATGCCTAACAACGGTCCAGAACCACCACCAGGACTACCAGTTGAATTCAGAAATTTCATTCTCCAATTGGCTGGTAATCGGGCAGTATGTGTTGAGAAATTGGTGATTCAAAAGAAGCTTACCAACACAGATGTAAAAAGCACCCAGAATAGGCTGTCAATCCCAGCAAGGCTTGTGAGAGAGGAGTTCCTTACGGAAGAAGAGCATCTTCTACTTTGTCAGCACAATGGGAAGAATGTGTGTTCTATAGAAGTTCCATTGATCACACCAATGATGGAAGTGGCAAAGGGGAGCTTGAGGAGGTGGGAGATGAAGAAAGAAAGAGGACATTCCAGTGTGTCTTATGTCATAGCTAACACTTGGAATGAAATCAGAAGACGGAATAAATTTGAAAGCAAGATGATAGTTCAATTGTGGGCTATTCGGGTTGATGTAGACTTGTGGATGGCTCTAGTTAGGCTGTCTTGATCTTTTAATCAACTTACCACTTCAGTTTAGGGGATACAAATATGCTCTTTGTATATgctttttttgtgtttttgaaattaattcaaagagttttgaattttgatatgaATTTCTATCAAATACTGTTCAATTCATTTTGAATGAGAGTAGGggttattttgttatataaatgcCTTATTTGTGTTATGGAATTCATAATATTGGTGCAGCTTCTTCTTCTGGATGTCTCccaaaattttctttatattgAGTGTTCCTTGCATATTCTAAAGAATGATTTACTGGCTCAGGTCCAGCAGGACTTGCATCTTTATGAATAAGCTGGCCCTTTGAAGGGGAATCAGGTATGTCTCTTAAGTATTCTAAGATGTGGTAAATGGGTGTTTTTTGCAGCAAAGATTACATGCATTGAGATTCACTTTCAAATTGGAAAAAGCAAAAATTCTTCCATAGTTTTGTATTTCAATTTTATGCTCTCTGAGTTGTTACATATTCTAATTGTCATCCCCTGCTGTGCATTGGAAATCAAACTGTGACtgcataaaatttttaaagttactTCATATCTAATGGAAAGTTAAGAGGGTAATTTGTGTAGTTGAACAAAATGGAACgtgtatttgtttttaaaatatcCTTTGGCTAGACCatttataaatgaataaacaCTCATAGTAAATGTAACACACTTCTTGCTCAATAATTTAGAGAGGTGTCAACAGAGACTATTCTTAAACACTCTTAGATGAGACTATGATATTATTGAGGTTGCAGAAAGTGATGTCTTCTACTGACCTTCATGACTTGGGAAATAGCCTTGTTAAAGGCTTAATTAGCATGATCTCTGTAGAGGCCTGctaatattttcattatgttttgttctgtttttttctttttgtttatattctGAAAATAGTTATGTATTTGATAGattttgttttaacttttaagcaTTGTGCAATAATGTTCAGGAAGTCCAGGGTGATGGGGGTGAGTTTTGTGTTAGTTTCATCGATGCTCTTTCTTTCTCACTACAACCAATCTTAGCAGTGGAGGCACTCAATATTGCCTAATagcttagctaggttttttacCTAGATTTTGTTGTGACTCATAGATCGCTGCATTGGAGGATGCAAGGAAGCAAGTTGTTAAACTGCCGAAGTTTTTTCATGAAATCATCATTTGAGTAGTAATGCTTCAATCTTGTAAATCTGACTGCTTTGGATTATTATTGGTTTAAAAAATCTTAGAGAACCAAGACAATATAAGTTAAGCAACTAGGGTGATTCTAAAATTTACCATCTGCCAGGCTTCTTTATGAACCAATATACTGagaatttctaaatttattgaCAGAGTGTTGTTATAAATTGTGTTGGAAACTATCATTAGTTTTAGTGGATCTTAATCAGGCTTTGGTTTCATATTGGTTAATGTGCTTTCTTGTAGTCTTGTTGGTGGGGAAGTTGCCAGAA from Ipomoea triloba cultivar NCNSP0323 chromosome 6, ASM357664v1 includes:
- the LOC116023082 gene encoding B3 domain-containing protein At1g05920-like, with product MGSFYGCLSWQNNVVKSVVQSTAPSNTPESVISHSSGSDDDRASLKYDEAVAEKVNNSKKRKRGSSRMPNNGPEPPPGLPVEFRNFILQLAGNRAVCVEKLVIQKKLTNTDVKSTQNRLSIPARLVREEFLTEEEHLLLCQHNGKNVCSIEVPLITPMMEVAKGSLRRWEMKKERGHSSVSYVIANTWNEIRRRNKFESKMIVQLWAIRVDVDLWMALVRLS